Proteins co-encoded in one Clarias gariepinus isolate MV-2021 ecotype Netherlands chromosome 13, CGAR_prim_01v2, whole genome shotgun sequence genomic window:
- the ppp1r14d gene encoding protein phosphatase 1 regulatory subunit 14B, whose translation MASEPGTQSRVMFQTKEEEPPPRKLGKLTVKYNRKDLQRRLDIEEWIDGQLHLLFDCEEEEIPELEIDIDDLLELSDEEQRTRLHELLQECGKPKEDFINGLLYRMKGLRKMSGPLKK comes from the exons ATGGCGTCGGAACcaggcacccagtccagggtgatGTTTCAGACCAAAGAGGAGGAGCCCCCGCCTCGCAAGCTGGGCAAACTAACAGTGAAATACAACCGTAAAGACCTCCAGAGGAGATTGGACATCGAGGAGTGGATCGATGGGCAGCTGCACCTGCTTTTCGACTGCGAG GAGGAAGAGATTCCCGAGCTAGAGATTGACATTGATGACCTCCTGGAGCTCTCAGATGAGGAACAAAGAACCAGACTACAT GAGCTTTTGCAAGAATGTGGGAAGCCAAAAGAG GATTTTATCAACGGGTTACTTTATCGGATGAAGGGCCTGCGCAAGATGTCCGGGCCCCTTAAGAAATAG